In Senegalia massiliensis, the following proteins share a genomic window:
- the fliM gene encoding flagellar motor switch protein FliM → MSEVLSQNEIDALLNALDTGEVDVSDMKEDTSEKKVKVYDFRNPKKIAKDQLRTLEIINENFGRLFQTFLSGHLRSPVQISVLTVDQYAYSEFSNAIVNPAFLSIIDFNPLPGEIIIDISSNIAFTVVDRLLGGVGEKVDEKRNFTEIEQTLLQNLMSKSMSLLSKAWENVIEINPIFKKIETNPQFAQIVSPNETIALITLSISIGKVEGMINFCIPHVVLEPILEKLSTKLWFSRNERKGTDNNNINLIEKSLKSAKVELKAEIGKSILSVAEIQGLSQGDVIELDNFDGNNSRIKIGTNLKFYCEPGSIGNNIAVKITSVKREGDEEDE, encoded by the coding sequence TTGTCAGAAGTATTATCCCAAAATGAAATTGATGCACTATTGAATGCGTTAGATACTGGAGAAGTAGATGTATCTGATATGAAAGAAGATACAAGTGAAAAAAAGGTTAAAGTATATGATTTTAGGAATCCAAAAAAAATTGCAAAAGATCAGCTTAGAACATTAGAAATAATAAATGAAAACTTTGGGAGATTATTCCAAACTTTTTTATCAGGTCATTTAAGGTCACCTGTGCAAATATCTGTTTTAACAGTAGATCAATATGCCTATAGTGAATTTAGCAATGCAATAGTTAATCCTGCATTTTTATCCATCATTGATTTTAATCCACTACCAGGAGAAATAATAATTGACATTTCATCTAATATAGCATTTACTGTAGTAGATAGACTTTTAGGTGGGGTTGGAGAAAAAGTAGATGAAAAAAGAAACTTCACTGAGATAGAACAAACATTATTACAAAATTTAATGTCTAAAAGCATGAGTTTATTATCTAAAGCATGGGAAAATGTAATAGAAATAAATCCTATTTTTAAAAAAATAGAAACAAATCCTCAATTTGCACAAATTGTATCGCCAAATGAAACAATTGCTCTTATAACTCTTAGTATAAGCATTGGTAAAGTTGAAGGTATGATAAATTTTTGTATTCCTCATGTAGTCTTAGAACCTATTTTAGAAAAACTTAGTACTAAATTATGGTTTTCTAGAAATGAAAGAAAAGGTACAGATAATAATAATATTAATTTGATAGAAAAAAGTTTGAAATCTGCTAAAGTAGAATTAAAAGCTGAAATTGGAAAATCAATTTTGAGTGTTGCAGAAATTCAAGGGTTATCTCAAGGTGATGTAATTGAATTAGATAATTTCGATGGTAACAATTCTAGAATAAAAATTGGAACAAATTTAAAGTTTTATTGTGAACCTGGAAGTATTGGTAATAATATAGCAGTTAAAATAACATCAGTAAAAAGAGAGGGTGACGAAGAAGATGAATAA
- a CDS encoding flagellar FlbD family protein gives MIELSRINGEIIFINIDLIEIVEETPNTVIKLTNGNKYIVRESGKEIINKIIAFKQKVKKLL, from the coding sequence ATGATAGAGTTATCTAGAATAAATGGAGAGATCATTTTTATTAACATTGATCTTATTGAAATAGTTGAAGAAACTCCAAATACAGTTATTAAGTTAACAAATGGAAATAAATACATAGTTAGAGAAAGTGGAAAAGAAATCATAAATAAGATAATAGCTTTTAAACAAAAGGTTAAAAAGTTATTATAA
- a CDS encoding flagellar motor protein MotB, which yields MRRRNKSSSNGSNWLATYSDLVTLLLCFFVLLFSFSTVDAKKFREIMNSFQGSTGVLNGGQTLEEMDYDNPQADELESENEELKEIKEYLEDYTTDNNLKGKVTMTLNERGLLIRTMDNVLFDSGKAEIKPESKEILIFIGDLLNKEELREKQVKVEGHTDDVIINSEKFPSNWELSVIRATNVLRLFVEQIGISPDRISASGYGPNRPIVKNHSTLNRSRNRRVDIIILKSKENKLEPK from the coding sequence ATGAGAAGGAGAAATAAAAGTTCTTCTAATGGTTCTAATTGGCTTGCAACTTATTCTGATCTTGTAACATTATTGTTATGTTTTTTTGTATTATTGTTTAGTTTTTCAACTGTAGATGCTAAGAAGTTTAGAGAAATAATGAATTCATTTCAAGGTAGTACAGGAGTATTAAACGGAGGTCAAACATTAGAAGAAATGGATTATGATAATCCTCAAGCTGATGAACTAGAATCTGAAAATGAAGAATTAAAAGAAATAAAAGAATATCTTGAAGATTATACAACTGATAATAACCTAAAGGGTAAAGTTACTATGACTCTTAATGAAAGAGGGTTATTAATTAGGACAATGGATAATGTGCTTTTTGATTCAGGTAAAGCAGAAATCAAGCCTGAATCAAAAGAAATACTAATATTTATTGGCGATTTATTAAATAAGGAAGAGTTAAGGGAAAAACAAGTTAAGGTTGAAGGGCATACAGATGATGTAATAATAAATTCAGAAAAATTCCCTTCTAATTGGGAACTCTCAGTAATAAGAGCAACTAATGTATTAAGACTTTTCGTGGAACAAATTGGAATTTCACCTGATAGGATATCTGCTTCAGGATATGGCCCTAATAGACCTATTGTTAAGAATCACAGTACACTTAATAGATCTAGAAATAGAAGAGTGGATATAATAATTTTAAAGTCAAAAGAAAATAAATTAGAACCAAAGTAA
- a CDS encoding flagellar basal body-associated FliL family protein — translation MSFKKILIIVIIVFMLLIIVSGTVFGILFMKSDDESKASEEYYFNVGEIYSNIADSRRIMKLNLTISVTDEKLIEEFNEKSFLIKDELYKILTNKKINDIQGKESQALLKKEIMENLEKKFATDKISNIYFDEIIVQ, via the coding sequence ATGTCTTTTAAAAAAATATTAATTATAGTAATTATTGTTTTTATGTTATTAATCATTGTATCTGGTACGGTTTTTGGAATATTGTTTATGAAAAGTGATGATGAATCTAAAGCATCAGAAGAGTATTATTTTAATGTAGGAGAGATTTATAGTAATATAGCAGATTCTAGGAGAATAATGAAACTAAACTTAACTATTTCAGTTACAGATGAAAAGTTAATAGAGGAATTTAATGAAAAATCTTTTTTGATAAAAGATGAGTTATATAAAATATTAACAAATAAGAAAATAAATGATATACAAGGAAAAGAAAGTCAAGCTTTATTAAAGAAAGAGATTATGGAAAATCTTGAAAAAAAATTTGCAACTGATAAAATATCAAATATTTATTTTGATGAAATAATTGTACAATAA
- a CDS encoding flagellar motor protein, whose translation MDLGTAIGFILGIAFIIYGILLSGDIITFLNLASILIVLGGTIAATFISFPLKKVTASIKVVKNAFTDKKSEQVEIIKEIINLANIARKEGLLALEDASEDLSDDFLKKGILLIIDGTDPELVKNILETELIFIEDRHLEGQNIFETMATFSPAFGMIGTLIGLINMLQELDDPSTVGPNMAVALITTFYGTVLANLIFQPIANKLKGRSKKELAIKEMIIEGLLSIQAGENPRIIEEKLNTFIAPNMRKNINELGESEVA comes from the coding sequence TTGGATTTAGGAACAGCTATTGGATTTATACTAGGAATTGCATTTATTATATATGGAATATTACTTTCAGGAGATATAATTACATTTTTAAATCTTGCATCTATATTGATTGTTTTAGGTGGTACCATAGCAGCTACTTTTATAAGTTTTCCTTTAAAAAAGGTAACAGCATCTATTAAAGTTGTTAAAAATGCTTTTACAGATAAAAAAAGTGAGCAAGTAGAAATAATAAAGGAAATAATTAATTTAGCAAATATTGCAAGAAAAGAGGGATTACTTGCTTTAGAGGACGCCAGTGAAGATTTATCAGATGACTTCTTGAAAAAGGGTATTCTTTTAATAATTGATGGTACAGATCCAGAACTCGTTAAAAATATTTTGGAGACTGAATTAATATTCATAGAGGATAGACATTTAGAAGGACAAAACATATTTGAAACTATGGCAACTTTTTCACCAGCATTTGGTATGATAGGTACACTTATTGGGCTAATAAACATGTTACAAGAACTTGATGATCCATCAACTGTAGGACCAAATATGGCAGTTGCACTTATTACAACTTTTTATGGTACAGTTTTAGCGAATCTTATATTTCAACCTATAGCTAATAAGTTAAAAGGTAGAAGTAAAAAAGAATTAGCTATAAAAGAAATGATAATTGAAGGACTATTGTCTATTCAAGCAGGAGAAAATCCACGTATTATTGAAGAAAAATTAAATACATTTATAGCCCCAAATATGAGAAAGAATATTAATGAATTAGGTGAAAGTGAGGTTGCATAA
- the fliY gene encoding flagellar motor switch phosphatase FliY, translating into MNNNMLSQEEIDALLNGNSDNDVSDSQIDESNNNNIMLTEEEVDALGEIGNISMGTAATTLFTLLGQRVTITTPKVSTTNMKELAKNYPSPYIAVDVKYKVGLEGSNLLILKTNDVKVITDLMMGGDGKNVNRELNDMDFSAISEAMNQMVGSSSTSLSEMFNQKIDIDPPRAFKIEFDKDVDGIETLSKETQLVKISFRMIIGDIIDSEIMQLLPLNFAKDLFTSLFDKDIEESESLEYNNQENAGYDVNIKTEYDTYKNDNVMEVKSNDKVEVEKFNFKNFESNNDKRYNESIDLIQDIPIEITVELGRTIKKISEVLEYGPGTIIELDKLVGEPLDIKANGRIIAKGEVVVIDDNFGIRVTDILSSSKTIKKL; encoded by the coding sequence ATGAATAACAATATGCTTTCTCAAGAAGAAATAGATGCATTATTAAATGGTAATTCAGATAATGATGTGTCAGATTCACAAATAGATGAAAGTAACAATAACAATATTATGTTAACTGAAGAAGAAGTAGATGCTTTGGGGGAAATTGGAAATATAAGCATGGGGACTGCTGCTACAACACTTTTTACCTTATTAGGTCAAAGAGTCACCATAACTACACCAAAGGTATCTACTACTAATATGAAAGAGTTAGCTAAGAATTATCCTAGTCCATATATAGCTGTAGATGTGAAATATAAAGTAGGATTAGAAGGTTCTAATTTACTTATATTAAAGACTAATGATGTTAAAGTTATAACAGACTTAATGATGGGTGGAGACGGAAAAAATGTTAATAGAGAATTAAATGATATGGACTTTAGTGCAATAAGTGAAGCAATGAATCAAATGGTAGGCTCATCTAGTACTTCTTTATCAGAGATGTTTAATCAAAAAATAGATATTGATCCTCCAAGAGCATTCAAAATTGAATTTGATAAAGATGTAGATGGTATTGAAACATTAAGTAAAGAAACACAACTAGTGAAAATATCTTTCAGAATGATAATAGGAGATATTATTGACAGTGAAATAATGCAATTATTACCATTGAATTTTGCAAAAGATCTGTTTACGTCTTTATTTGATAAGGATATAGAAGAAAGTGAATCATTAGAATATAATAATCAAGAAAATGCAGGGTATGATGTAAATATTAAAACAGAATATGATACTTATAAGAATGATAATGTAATGGAAGTAAAAAGTAATGATAAAGTGGAAGTTGAAAAATTTAACTTTAAAAACTTTGAATCAAACAATGATAAAAGATATAATGAAAGTATTGATTTAATACAAGATATACCAATAGAAATAACTGTAGAGTTAGGGAGGACTATAAAAAAGATTAGTGAAGTTTTAGAATATGGTCCTGGAACTATAATTGAGTTGGACAAGTTAGTTGGAGAACCATTAGATATAAAAGCTAATGGTCGTATAATAGCAAAAGGTGAAGTTGTTGTTATTGATGATAATTTTGGTATTAGAGTTACTGATATATTAAGTTCATCTAAAACAATAAAAAAATTATAG